The nucleotide sequence TGAATCTATACAGTAAGACTTGGTTATCTCTTCTCTTTTACTGAACTACTTTGCGTAGATGTAGATGCGACCGCGAGATGAGGCGACAGTCCCACCTGCTCATCCTCACGATaaccaacttgacttgtcgGAGCGCGAATTATTGTTCGTTTCGGGGCACATGCTAGCGCGGATTCATGAGTCTCGGCCTTGCTTACTCTGACAGACAGGCATGGACCAGCTCATGAAAAACTCAACTGCGGCAGCCCTACTTCAAGACTATTGCCGACAACTATTGCCGCCAGAAACGCCATGAGCAAACTCGCAAGCCAATATCCTGTGAAGGGTTCTTTTATCTCAGTCAGGCATCTGAAGTTCCCCTCCATGCTTTGAGCACCGGTGACAGCCGACAGAGTTAAGGGTTGCACTCAACCGTTGCAACACCACGCTGACTTGCCAAAGAACCCACAACTCATTCTGACAGAGAATCTCCCTTGCCAGCATAATGCAGTGCAAAGTCTGACAGGGCAGCCCAGTAAGCCCAGGTGCCTCCATCTCAAGCCACAAGGGATCTACGAAGCCACCAGGCGAAGCGGCGCCTGGGCAGGGCCAGTGAGTCCAATGGGAGAgtttcatcaacaccatcacgCGACTCAGATGCGCGGCATGGCATGGTACAATTATGGTAGCCTATTTGCCCCGGTCGGCAGACGTCTTGTCCTGGCAAACCATCAAAGATTAATTGCAGTTGGTGAGAGATCCAAACGCAAGGTGTAAACGCCAATACTGCGATGTAACTCCCGTTTCATCTATACAGTCCTACATCCTCGCGCAACTTTCCAACTCAATGCGACGAGCGAAACCCTCACCATCCAAACAACTGACTTCTCCCAAACCATGTGGCTGATGCTAACGGCTCCCGCAGCCATAGTCAGCAAGCTAAGACACTAGAAACAAGCACCAGCAAGGGTGGCATGGGCACCGTATCAAAACAAATGAACGGGCACCACTCTCACGATACCACACAATGCCCTCACAATAGCTTCCCATGTTCCGCGGTGCTCCACCCCCACAAGATTCCAAGATTCTGTTCCATCGGTGGAGCCGAAGGCTGAGATGGGCTGCAGGGCGAACAGCCTATGAATGCCAACATGGCGTTTACTGAGATGCATGGCGGGCGCTGAGAAGGCCAGGGTCAGCTTGGCACTTTAATCAGAGTTGACAGCTCTTAAATAGCTCAACGGCCTGCGATCCTTTCCAATCGTTTTCGTTTGTATCCCCGTCTCACCGGTTCATCGCAACCTCCCGCCTCTTCGGTACCGCAACGCCAACATGTACGGCGACACAGAAGAAAAAcaagtcaaggtcgatgCGGCCGACACAAACCAACATGAAGTCCCAGACGAGATGGGCCATCTTCACCGGCGCCTCAACAACCGTCAGATCCAACTCATCGCCGCAGGTGGCTCCATCGGAACAgccctcttcatcagcatcGGCGGTGGTCTCGCCAAAGGCGGCCCAGCTAGTCTTTTAATCGCCTACACGCTGTACTCGCTTGTATTATCGCTGGTGAACAATTCAATCGCCGAAATGAGCACTTACATGCCCGTGGCGGGTGGCTTCGTCCGCCTCGCAGGATACTGGGTCGACGATGCGTTGGGATTCCTTGCCGGATGGAACTTTTTCATCTACGAGGCGCTTCTTATTCCGTTTGAGATAACTGCACTTACGtttgtcatttctttttggAATGCGGACGTCACGAATCCGGGGCCAACGGCTGGAGTTTGCGCCGCCGTTATCATCTGTTACGGGTAAGCAACTCCTCTCACAACCTTCCATCGTCATAAACCCATTTCAGTTGCTAATCTCTCAGGCTGCTTAACGTCCTCGCCGTCCGCTTCTACGGTGAAGCTGAATTCTGGCTCTCCGGCGGcaagctcatcctcatcttcatcctcttctcaTTCACATTCGTCACCATGTGCGGCGGCAACCCACTACACGACGCCTACGGATTCAGGCACTTCTCCAACCCCGGCGCCTTTGCTACATATTTAAGCGGCGGAGATTTAGGTCGCTTTGAAGGCTTTCTCGCCTGTCTGTGGAGCGCGTCCTTTTGCGTCGTCGGCCCCGAGTACATCTCCATGGTGTCCGCCGAAGCCAAACGCCCCAGCATCTACATCAAATCCGCATTTAAGACGGTGTACTACCGATTctgcgtcttcttcatcatcggcgCACTGGCCGTCGGCATCGTCTGCGCGTACAACGACCCAACTCTCGTGGAAATCTGGTTCGGCAACGGCGCGTCTGGCAGCGCCGCCGCGTCTCCCTATGTCATTGCCATGGAATCGCTCGGCGTTAAAGTCCTCCCCCATATTGTCAACCTGTTGATCCTGACGTCCATCTTCTCCGCTGGAAATACTTACACCTACGCTGCTACAAGAGCCCTCTACTCGCTTGCTCTTGAGGGCCGCGCGCCCAAATTCTTGCGCTACTGCAACAAGAGCGGCGTACCGATCTGGTGTTTCTGCGTTGTCATGTGTTTCCCCTTCCTGTCCTTCCTTCAGGTTGCCAACGGGTCCGCCAAAGTGCTAGGCTGGCTGATTAGCATCGTCACTGGCGGCGGCCTGATCACATACATTGTCATGTCCATCACCTACATCAACTACTACCATGCGTGCAAGGCCCAAGGCGTGAACCGCAAGACCGAGCGTCCCTACTACGG is from Pochonia chlamydosporia 170 chromosome Unknown PCv3seq00027, whole genome shotgun sequence and encodes:
- a CDS encoding general amino acid permease AGP2 (similar to Aspergillus oryzae RIB40 XP_001818914.1); this encodes MYGDTEEKQVKVDAADTNQHEVPDEMGHLHRRLNNRQIQLIAAGGSIGTALFISIGGGLAKGGPASLLIAYTLYSLVLSLVNNSIAEMSTYMPVAGGFVRLAGYWVDDALGFLAGWNFFIYEALLIPFEITALTFVISFWNADVTNPGPTAGVCAAVIICYGLLNVLAVRFYGEAEFWLSGGKLILIFILFSFTFVTMCGGNPLHDAYGFRHFSNPGAFATYLSGGDLGRFEGFLACLWSASFCVVGPEYISMVSAEAKRPSIYIKSAFKTVYYRFCVFFIIGALAVGIVCAYNDPTLVEIWFGNGASGSAAASPYVIAMESLGVKVLPHIVNLLILTSIFSAGNTYTYAATRALYSLALEGRAPKFLRYCNKSGVPIWCFCVVMCFPFLSFLQVANGSAKVLGWLISIVTGGGLITYIVMSITYINYYHACKAQGVNRKTERPYYGYFQPYGAYISLAVQSLVALTYGYYAFRPKWDVEVFFQNYSMQILAVLLFVGWKLIKRTRYIKPSQVDLVWQRPEIDAYENSFTEPPVGFWTEMGHMVGIRRKSKYRGDV